From a single Granulicella aggregans genomic region:
- a CDS encoding FAD binding domain-containing protein yields MRSNVLQYDLIAPGSLAAVLSAMAGSPGEFTPIAGGTELMVALGAGRLGAKKLVSLWGIPELRFIEVSDDTVTIGAGTTFSDLRRHPVIAGDFTLLAQAASWTGSIANQNRGTLGGNCVNASPAADSPPALLVYEAELRLVSASGERILPYGEFHLGYKKTALRPDELLHSIQMKRNFGGYVSYARKVGTRNAQAISKVAIAALARVTGGVIEEVRLGAASLRETPARLAVTEAALTGRSVAKGDLAETIAAARTALAGECKPIDDIRSTAKYRAAVAGNLVEEFLRGV; encoded by the coding sequence ATGCGATCGAATGTATTGCAGTATGACCTGATTGCGCCGGGCTCGCTTGCCGCGGTATTGAGCGCGATGGCAGGTTCGCCGGGAGAGTTCACGCCGATTGCGGGTGGCACGGAGTTGATGGTCGCCCTGGGTGCTGGGAGGTTGGGCGCAAAAAAGCTGGTCTCGCTGTGGGGTATACCGGAGCTTCGGTTCATTGAGGTCTCGGATGATACTGTGACGATTGGCGCGGGGACCACGTTTAGCGACCTGCGCAGGCATCCGGTGATTGCCGGTGATTTCACGCTTCTGGCGCAGGCGGCGAGTTGGACGGGTTCCATTGCGAACCAGAATCGCGGGACACTGGGCGGCAACTGCGTGAACGCCTCGCCTGCCGCGGATTCGCCACCGGCGCTGCTGGTGTATGAGGCGGAGTTGAGGCTGGTCTCGGCGAGTGGCGAGCGGATACTGCCTTATGGAGAGTTCCATCTTGGATACAAGAAGACGGCGCTGCGGCCCGATGAGCTGCTGCACAGCATCCAGATGAAACGTAACTTTGGCGGTTACGTTTCATATGCGCGCAAGGTGGGGACGCGGAACGCGCAGGCGATCTCGAAGGTGGCGATTGCGGCGCTGGCGCGGGTGACGGGTGGCGTGATCGAAGAGGTTCGGTTGGGAGCGGCGAGTCTTCGGGAGACTCCCGCGCGGCTGGCGGTGACAGAGGCTGCATTGACCGGCCGGAGCGTAGCTAAAGGCGATCTAGCGGAGACGATTGCGGCGGCGCGGACGGCATTGGCCGGAGAGTGCAAGCCGATCGATGACATTCGCAGCACGGCGAAGTATCGAGCGGCTGTGGCGGGGAACCTGGTCGAGGAGTTTCTGCGGGGGGTGTAG
- a CDS encoding nucleotidyltransferase family protein, protein MKVAAIVLAAGASRRLGQPKQNILLGGETLLERTVRVAKLAGLDPVYVVVAPGQELSSLPFATMLFNPNAPEGMAASIRTGVLAAGGDGAEGAVILACDQPAVTPEHLSSIVGDRTAIVASSYAGRKGVPAYFPAATFEQLLELRGDIGARQLISNVSAMELANGDLDIDTEEDLARAQTIYSTAKR, encoded by the coding sequence ATGAAGGTCGCTGCCATCGTTCTGGCCGCGGGGGCATCGCGACGACTCGGCCAGCCCAAGCAAAACATCCTGCTCGGCGGGGAGACCCTGCTCGAGCGCACCGTTCGCGTCGCGAAGCTCGCCGGCCTCGATCCCGTTTACGTTGTAGTCGCACCCGGCCAGGAACTGTCTTCGCTGCCCTTCGCTACGATGCTGTTCAATCCGAACGCTCCCGAAGGTATGGCGGCGTCGATAAGAACCGGCGTCCTCGCAGCAGGCGGGGACGGAGCTGAGGGTGCGGTCATCCTGGCCTGCGATCAGCCTGCAGTGACTCCAGAACATCTGAGTTCCATCGTGGGAGACAGAACCGCCATCGTGGCCTCGTCCTATGCCGGACGCAAAGGTGTTCCTGCCTACTTTCCCGCGGCTACTTTCGAGCAACTGCTGGAGCTTCGCGGCGATATCGGTGCCCGCCAACTTATCTCGAACGTATCTGCAATGGAACTTGCCAACGGCGACCTCGATATCGACACGGAAGAAGACCTGGCACGCGCACAGACGATCTACTCCACTGCAAAGCGATAA
- a CDS encoding XdhC family protein has translation MMMERRQIVDLAAQGETGPMVTLVRVEGSSYRQPGARLLLSANTPGAYAGTLSGGCLEAEVVTKALWKLRRGPVVERYSTLFDDTAEVPYGLGCGGTVDLLFEPAGTPEFDSLVRTLAATLQGDSFTILTRLPSDQAQFARAVISGCGETLFASDGFSPDEIARSLDAGQPEILGIFRERLTPPQRLIVFGAGDDTKPLVNMGALLGWTVIVVDGRAQLARPERFPAAVRVFAASPSNLESLHVTSNDAVVLMTHSYEQDREWLAALLPIAPRYFGVLGARHRSSLLVSEAALLCGLPLATCCERIFAPVGLDLGGDGPEAIALAVLAEAHARCMGRLGDSRRLSAGDVAAQIQQGGASRYLQAQCAFDGTASQALLDTASLS, from the coding sequence ATGATGATGGAACGACGACAAATCGTGGACCTTGCAGCTCAGGGAGAGACCGGTCCCATGGTCACTCTCGTTCGCGTCGAGGGCTCTTCCTACCGTCAGCCCGGCGCAAGATTACTGCTCTCAGCCAATACTCCGGGAGCCTACGCAGGCACCCTCAGCGGCGGTTGCCTCGAGGCCGAAGTCGTCACCAAGGCCCTCTGGAAACTCCGTCGCGGTCCAGTAGTCGAGCGCTACTCCACACTCTTTGACGACACCGCAGAAGTTCCCTACGGCCTCGGCTGCGGCGGCACCGTCGACCTGCTCTTCGAGCCCGCCGGCACTCCCGAGTTCGACTCCCTGGTCCGGACCTTGGCAGCTACCTTGCAAGGCGACTCCTTCACCATCCTCACCCGCCTTCCCTCCGACCAGGCGCAGTTTGCACGCGCCGTCATCTCCGGCTGCGGAGAGACTTTGTTCGCAAGCGACGGCTTTTCGCCGGACGAAATCGCCCGCTCTCTTGACGCCGGGCAGCCCGAGATCCTGGGCATCTTCCGCGAACGGCTTACTCCCCCGCAGCGGCTGATCGTCTTTGGCGCGGGCGACGATACCAAACCTCTCGTCAACATGGGGGCGCTCCTGGGATGGACGGTGATCGTCGTCGACGGCCGTGCCCAGCTTGCGCGCCCGGAGAGATTTCCCGCCGCCGTCCGTGTCTTCGCGGCCTCGCCCAGCAACCTCGAGTCGCTGCACGTCACCTCAAACGACGCCGTCGTCCTGATGACCCACAGCTACGAGCAGGATCGCGAGTGGTTGGCCGCCCTGCTGCCGATCGCTCCACGCTACTTCGGCGTGCTTGGAGCACGCCATCGCAGCAGTCTCCTCGTTAGCGAGGCCGCTCTCCTGTGTGGCCTGCCGCTCGCCACCTGCTGCGAGCGAATCTTTGCTCCGGTCGGTCTCGACCTCGGCGGCGACGGTCCGGAGGCTATCGCGCTCGCTGTTCTCGCAGAGGCTCACGCCCGTTGCATGGGTCGACTTGGGGACTCGCGACGGCTCTCGGCAGGGGATGTCGCCGCCCAGATCCAACAGGGCGGAGCCTCACGCTACCTCCAGGCGCAGTGCGCCTTCGACGGCACCGCTTCCCAGGCCCTTCTCGATACGGCATCGCTCTCATGA
- a CDS encoding tetratricopeptide repeat protein, with protein MATALLFSRSMEGQARTEQPSWKPIDTPAPIETARRQIGAGEFRDAEAGLQTYLSTHESSADAHALLGYAEMRLNQPKASLQEFTRAAQLRTPTAQELRSVGEDYALLDDFIDADHWMSRSLSLDPKDPDTWYSLGRIRYSLQRFQDAVQCFEKTLELVPQSVKAANNLGLAYEGLNRIDDAVREYRRAIAWQADSAHPSEQPLLNLAIILIHQDKGGEALPLLTQAVAIAPADPHIHDQLGHLYLNRGALPEAQAQFEEAVSLAPQNGAYHFLLGQVYRRRGMSAEAKKQFDLAAASDGNHSSPE; from the coding sequence ATGGCGACAGCTCTCCTGTTTAGTCGATCCATGGAAGGACAAGCCCGGACTGAACAACCCTCGTGGAAGCCAATCGACACTCCGGCTCCAATCGAAACTGCCCGGCGCCAGATCGGTGCGGGGGAGTTTCGCGACGCGGAGGCCGGCCTTCAAACTTATCTATCGACTCATGAAAGTTCGGCTGATGCCCACGCGCTCCTGGGTTATGCGGAGATGCGGCTGAATCAGCCGAAGGCGTCCTTACAGGAGTTCACTCGGGCAGCGCAGCTAAGAACACCTACAGCCCAGGAACTTCGCAGCGTTGGAGAGGACTACGCGCTGCTCGATGATTTCATCGACGCTGATCACTGGATGAGCCGGAGTCTTTCGCTCGATCCAAAGGATCCTGATACCTGGTACAGCCTCGGGAGGATCCGGTATTCGCTGCAGCGCTTTCAGGATGCGGTTCAGTGCTTCGAGAAGACGCTGGAACTGGTGCCGCAGAGTGTTAAAGCGGCGAATAATCTCGGGCTGGCCTATGAGGGGCTCAACCGGATCGACGATGCGGTGCGTGAGTATCGCCGGGCGATCGCGTGGCAGGCAGACTCCGCTCATCCTAGCGAGCAGCCGCTTCTGAACCTAGCGATCATCCTCATCCACCAGGACAAGGGTGGGGAGGCTCTTCCACTTTTGACACAGGCGGTCGCGATCGCTCCCGCAGATCCTCATATCCACGACCAGCTCGGTCATCTCTATTTGAATCGTGGTGCGCTGCCGGAGGCGCAAGCGCAGTTCGAAGAGGCCGTCTCGCTCGCTCCCCAGAACGGTGCCTATCACTTCCTTCTCGGGCAGGTATATCGGCGGAGAGGGATGTCCGCTGAGGCAAAAAAGCAATTCGACCTGGCGGCAGCGTCGGACGGGAATCACTCGTCACCGGAGTGA
- a CDS encoding family 43 glycosylhydrolase: MRLSALRIGLISAICLAFIGCGGGSNSASTSTPTVAVTPGTVSLPAGGTQTFTSTVTGSSNPVITWSISPTVGSISLSGLYTAPASVATPQSVTVTATSVANPSVVGTATVLLTVPAHPSITISPATVTLTDAQTQAFTATVLSATNTAVTWSISPELGSISTAGLYTAPSSVTTAQTVTVTATSVADTTVSASATVSLALPTPDLGTLSSIDDIYQFTMKNASSGLTLGIAGQSQAAGAALVDESSTGPDTLWHAMPMGTNQLQFNVESMLTHQVMGIQFASTASGAAALQYADNGTNDHLWQYFKLKDGNYLIQNVNSNLYLQEDTTVSPTIVDQGPRAATGTGCACQEWTLTKTTTAAYPAPRAVNGTGIYVHDPYMLKDTNGTYWLYGTHQTIAYSTDLTTFTYTTLTTPKGACTAAEGTDWITDANHCPIIGPDFSSWAGLQTPPAGIGNLDMDVWAPSLMYNNGTYYLYYCLPYEPSTGAEAIIGVATSTTPYGPWTDKGFVVSSWTNATTAPPSNSLWSFNASTTWNAIDPAPFVDASGNWWMSFGSFEDGIHIIQLDPSTGLPLSSNPTPYPIIASRIGGEEGSFIYPWVVNGTQYYFYFGPINVCCSATSAYRTIVGRSTSPNGPFVDRGGLDLRNSGGTIILSTHGNIVGPGGGSVFTDTVNGTPTPTLVYHYYDGNNNGTPTLGINRLSFTSDGWPVVQ, translated from the coding sequence ATGCGCCTGTCTGCTCTTCGCATTGGCCTGATTTCCGCAATTTGTTTAGCTTTTATAGGGTGCGGAGGAGGCTCGAACTCGGCTTCGACGTCAACCCCGACAGTTGCCGTGACGCCGGGGACGGTGTCGTTGCCGGCGGGTGGGACGCAAACGTTTACCTCGACGGTTACTGGCAGTTCAAATCCCGTGATTACATGGTCGATCAGTCCCACGGTGGGGAGCATCTCGCTGAGCGGGCTGTACACAGCGCCCGCATCCGTCGCCACGCCACAGAGCGTGACCGTGACGGCGACGAGCGTGGCGAACCCGAGCGTGGTGGGAACGGCGACGGTCTTGCTGACGGTGCCCGCTCATCCGTCGATCACGATCAGCCCTGCGACTGTGACCCTGACCGACGCCCAAACGCAGGCGTTCACGGCCACGGTTCTGAGCGCGACCAATACCGCGGTGACGTGGTCGATCAGCCCGGAGTTGGGAAGCATCTCGACAGCCGGGCTGTACACGGCGCCATCCTCGGTCACGACGGCACAGACAGTGACAGTGACGGCAACGAGCGTGGCGGATACGACGGTCTCCGCATCAGCGACTGTATCGCTGGCTCTGCCAACCCCGGACCTGGGAACGTTGAGCTCGATCGATGACATCTACCAGTTCACCATGAAGAACGCGAGCAGCGGCTTGACGCTGGGGATCGCGGGGCAGAGCCAGGCGGCGGGTGCGGCGCTAGTGGACGAGAGTTCGACTGGTCCCGACACCCTGTGGCACGCCATGCCGATGGGGACGAACCAGCTTCAGTTCAACGTCGAGAGCATGCTGACCCACCAGGTGATGGGCATACAGTTTGCTTCCACGGCGTCGGGCGCTGCGGCACTGCAGTATGCAGACAACGGAACGAACGACCATCTTTGGCAGTATTTCAAGCTGAAGGACGGGAACTACCTGATCCAGAACGTGAACAGCAATCTTTACCTCCAGGAAGACACGACGGTCTCGCCGACGATCGTCGACCAGGGACCCCGCGCGGCCACAGGCACAGGCTGCGCTTGCCAGGAGTGGACTCTGACCAAGACCACGACGGCGGCTTACCCAGCGCCCAGGGCGGTCAATGGGACAGGCATCTATGTCCACGATCCCTACATGCTGAAGGACACAAACGGCACCTACTGGTTGTATGGAACTCACCAGACGATCGCTTACTCAACTGACTTGACGACCTTCACCTACACCACGTTGACCACGCCGAAGGGTGCCTGCACCGCGGCGGAAGGTACAGACTGGATCACCGATGCGAACCACTGCCCGATCATCGGGCCCGACTTCAGTTCGTGGGCAGGACTGCAGACACCGCCGGCAGGCATCGGCAATTTGGATATGGACGTGTGGGCGCCGAGCTTGATGTACAACAACGGAACCTACTATCTCTACTACTGCCTCCCCTATGAGCCTTCAACGGGCGCTGAGGCGATCATTGGAGTGGCGACGAGCACGACCCCCTACGGGCCCTGGACCGACAAGGGATTCGTGGTTTCGTCATGGACGAACGCGACCACGGCTCCTCCAAGCAACAGCTTGTGGAGCTTCAATGCCTCGACGACCTGGAACGCAATCGATCCGGCTCCGTTTGTAGATGCGAGTGGGAACTGGTGGATGTCGTTCGGGTCGTTCGAGGATGGTATCCACATCATCCAGCTCGATCCCTCGACGGGCCTCCCGCTGAGTTCGAATCCGACGCCTTACCCGATCATCGCTTCGCGAATTGGTGGTGAGGAAGGCTCCTTCATCTATCCGTGGGTGGTGAATGGGACGCAGTATTACTTCTACTTTGGCCCCATCAACGTATGCTGCAGCGCCACAAGCGCTTACCGGACAATCGTAGGGCGGTCGACCAGTCCGAATGGACCGTTTGTGGATCGGGGCGGACTAGATTTGAGGAACTCAGGCGGCACGATCATCCTGAGCACGCACGGGAATATCGTCGGCCCTGGAGGTGGGAGCGTGTTTACCGATACGGTCAACGGCACGCCGACTCCAACATTGGTATACCACTACTACGACGGCAACAATAATGGGACACCGACCCTTGGCATCAACCGGCTCAGCTTTACGTCGGACGGATGGCCCGTGGTGCAGTAA
- a CDS encoding TonB-dependent receptor, protein MKNLAKTIKLICCGLAAALALGAPMAQAQSTRGVLAGTVTDATGAVVPGASVVAVNEANGGRNEAISTSSGSYRLPELPIGAYTVTTTAAGFQIAKATGVQVTINSVTALDVKLLIGSATESVTVDASGLRIETQSSDISGTVSSKQIEDLPLSLASGVGGLRSPETFVFLLPGTTGPGSGTSGNTGNGVFFSRLSGGQAYGAEVLLDGASIQRSENGSSFDETSPSIEALQEFKVTTSTPSAEFGRTTSGIESFSVKSGTNNLHGTAYAIIKNNVFDANNWFNNGYKALDCQNVAEINCQYKRPQDSKYDFGGVLSGPVRIPKFYNGHDKSFFLFAWEQYKLKLGAVTTSTVPTAAERGGDFSDILGAAVPGGTPFPGVAYNVLLNPCTGQPVLYNQVFDPSTTQQISPGIFCRTPYAGNKIPTVALSPTAATLIKGLPLPNQAPTSTDVFGYTNNYSQAGVAPNTNTTYTIRIDQNLSDKSKIFATYSTRQNSKLTGAPDLPAPFNNNGYPQTFTTHYTRAGWDYTISPNLLNHLNVGYNRTNSINLGPTLGSTDTAASAGVANDYSTFFPVLAFPSPDAPSSLGQQQNGQNIDNGIRGNDSINWQKGRNSFKFGVDVRFQQYSVIQYNQDTLNFYRDQTAGVSNSCCGSGNPFASFLVGEVGNGYQAVFNDHPRWNSHYLAGFFEDDVKLTSNLTLNLGVRYDVDLPRHEALNRTSHLSLTAPDAAAGGLPGALEFGTTCHCDSSWTQSWYKDVAPRLGFAYSLPGTNGKAALRGGFATIFGPLQYNDFGSSMAFGYNQNRSFFLGQTATTGGAFTPAFRLDSNSPADPTNSNVGFPAVSYAPNLDPTQLTAPNGPGSFDAVGGEVIQKKNGRPSMTNNWSLQFQDELAQDLIFTLGYIGQVAQNLRSGDLSNINNITTDKFALGDRLGNSAYYIPQGGSNSGVSAPYSTFQGSLGQALRPFPQYDYIAGDCCLENLGHSSYNAMVVSLARRFRNGFNLQASYTWSKTLTDADSTIPFSYVSGNQLEQAPGSGNLKLDKAVSAQNIPQTFSLSYLYQLPFGKGRKFLNNNRLLDFAIGGWQVGGIQRYQSGQPIGFGCATGIPYYQNCITFTAGPAAATGFASAAYKAKKNGPSVFNGQSWFKPAYRPPSAPNGPIGLESAAFIDQNAEGPGNPRPYSSDCGNQAANNYCSFVPFSFGNLPRETEAITGPMYLSEDVSLLKDFAVTGKIKFQIKGEAFDVFNRHRMGLPSLNPNDSISQTGFGIPTYTDYGPRNMQVSGRITF, encoded by the coding sequence ATGAAGAATCTCGCAAAAACCATCAAACTTATCTGCTGTGGGCTGGCTGCGGCGCTTGCCTTGGGAGCTCCCATGGCTCAGGCTCAGTCGACACGCGGCGTTCTGGCCGGCACTGTAACCGACGCGACGGGCGCTGTGGTACCCGGTGCCAGCGTCGTTGCTGTCAATGAAGCCAATGGAGGCCGGAACGAGGCGATCTCGACTTCTTCAGGCAGCTACCGTCTTCCCGAACTGCCCATCGGGGCATACACCGTAACCACCACGGCTGCAGGCTTCCAGATCGCCAAGGCGACCGGTGTCCAGGTGACCATCAACAGCGTGACCGCGCTCGATGTGAAGCTGCTGATAGGCTCCGCAACTGAATCCGTCACCGTGGACGCGAGCGGTCTGCGCATCGAGACGCAGTCTTCCGATATCAGCGGCACGGTTTCGAGCAAACAAATTGAAGACCTGCCGTTGTCGCTCGCAAGCGGTGTTGGCGGTCTTCGTTCGCCAGAGACCTTTGTATTTCTGCTGCCGGGTACGACGGGTCCTGGCAGTGGCACCTCAGGCAATACCGGAAACGGCGTGTTCTTCTCGCGCTTGAGCGGCGGACAGGCATATGGAGCCGAAGTCCTACTCGATGGAGCCAGCATCCAACGCAGCGAGAACGGCTCATCCTTCGATGAGACCTCACCGTCGATTGAGGCGCTCCAGGAGTTCAAGGTTACGACCTCAACTCCTTCTGCCGAGTTTGGACGTACGACCTCCGGTATTGAAAGCTTCTCGGTCAAATCGGGTACCAACAACTTGCATGGCACGGCGTACGCGATCATCAAAAATAACGTGTTCGACGCGAATAACTGGTTCAACAATGGCTATAAGGCACTCGATTGTCAGAATGTTGCCGAGATTAATTGCCAATACAAGAGACCGCAGGATAGCAAGTACGACTTTGGCGGAGTGTTGAGCGGTCCGGTTCGGATTCCAAAGTTCTATAACGGCCACGACAAGAGTTTCTTCCTCTTCGCCTGGGAGCAGTACAAGCTCAAGCTTGGTGCCGTCACCACCTCGACGGTTCCGACGGCTGCGGAGCGTGGCGGCGACTTCAGCGATATCCTCGGCGCCGCAGTACCTGGCGGAACGCCCTTCCCCGGAGTCGCCTATAACGTTCTCCTAAACCCCTGCACTGGACAGCCAGTTCTTTATAACCAGGTCTTCGACCCGTCGACGACGCAGCAGATCAGCCCCGGCATCTTCTGCCGCACGCCTTACGCTGGTAACAAGATTCCGACGGTTGCGTTGAGCCCAACAGCAGCGACCCTGATCAAAGGGCTTCCGCTGCCGAACCAGGCACCTACTTCTACCGACGTCTTCGGTTACACAAACAATTACTCTCAGGCGGGTGTCGCGCCGAACACCAATACCACCTATACGATCCGTATCGATCAGAACCTCTCCGATAAGAGCAAGATCTTTGCGACCTATAGCACGCGCCAGAATTCAAAGCTGACCGGTGCTCCGGACCTACCGGCACCGTTCAATAACAACGGCTACCCTCAGACCTTCACGACCCATTACACCCGTGCTGGCTGGGACTATACGATCAGCCCAAACCTGTTGAATCACTTAAACGTAGGCTATAACCGGACCAACAGCATCAACCTTGGCCCCACGCTCGGCTCAACGGATACCGCTGCGTCGGCCGGTGTGGCCAACGACTATTCAACGTTCTTCCCCGTCCTGGCGTTCCCCAGCCCGGACGCTCCCTCGAGCCTTGGCCAACAGCAGAACGGTCAGAACATCGACAACGGCATTCGCGGCAACGACAGCATCAACTGGCAGAAGGGCCGGAACAGCTTCAAGTTCGGCGTTGATGTCCGGTTCCAGCAGTACTCGGTAATCCAGTACAACCAGGACACGCTGAACTTCTACCGCGACCAGACGGCCGGCGTCAGCAATAGCTGCTGCGGCTCGGGTAACCCCTTCGCCAGCTTCCTTGTCGGTGAGGTTGGAAATGGCTATCAGGCAGTCTTCAACGACCATCCACGGTGGAACTCGCATTACCTCGCTGGATTCTTTGAAGACGACGTGAAGCTCACCAGCAATCTCACGCTGAACCTCGGAGTTCGCTACGACGTAGACCTTCCCCGTCATGAGGCACTTAACCGTACGTCCCATCTGAGCTTGACTGCACCGGATGCGGCGGCAGGCGGCTTGCCGGGTGCGCTTGAATTTGGCACCACCTGTCACTGCGACTCGTCGTGGACGCAGTCCTGGTATAAGGATGTTGCTCCCCGGCTCGGCTTCGCCTACTCCCTGCCAGGTACGAATGGCAAGGCAGCATTGCGCGGAGGCTTTGCGACGATCTTTGGTCCGCTTCAGTACAACGACTTTGGCAGCTCCATGGCCTTCGGTTACAACCAGAACAGGTCCTTCTTCCTGGGACAGACGGCTACAACGGGTGGCGCCTTCACCCCGGCCTTCCGCCTTGATTCAAACTCACCTGCGGACCCAACCAACTCGAACGTGGGCTTCCCGGCGGTCAGCTACGCACCGAATCTCGATCCAACGCAGTTGACGGCGCCTAACGGCCCCGGCAGCTTCGACGCGGTCGGCGGCGAGGTGATTCAGAAGAAGAATGGCCGTCCTTCGATGACCAACAACTGGAGCCTGCAGTTCCAGGATGAGCTCGCACAGGACTTGATCTTCACGCTTGGCTATATTGGCCAGGTGGCGCAGAACCTTCGTTCCGGCGACCTTTCGAACATCAACAACATCACCACGGACAAGTTCGCCCTCGGTGACCGGTTGGGCAACTCGGCCTACTACATTCCTCAAGGTGGATCGAACTCCGGTGTAAGTGCTCCATACTCCACCTTCCAGGGTTCCCTCGGCCAGGCACTACGTCCTTTCCCACAGTACGATTACATCGCGGGTGATTGCTGCCTCGAGAACCTTGGCCACTCCTCGTATAACGCCATGGTCGTCTCACTGGCTCGTCGCTTCCGCAACGGGTTCAACCTGCAGGCTTCCTACACCTGGTCGAAGACGCTTACCGATGCAGACTCGACGATTCCGTTCAGCTATGTCTCCGGCAATCAGTTGGAGCAGGCGCCCGGATCGGGCAATCTGAAGCTGGACAAGGCAGTTAGCGCACAGAATATCCCGCAGACGTTCTCGCTCAGCTATCTCTACCAATTGCCATTCGGTAAAGGCCGCAAGTTTCTCAACAACAACCGTCTCCTTGACTTTGCGATCGGTGGATGGCAAGTTGGCGGTATTCAGCGCTATCAGAGTGGACAGCCCATCGGCTTTGGTTGCGCGACTGGCATTCCTTACTACCAGAATTGCATCACGTTCACAGCTGGCCCTGCTGCCGCGACTGGATTTGCCAGTGCTGCGTACAAGGCGAAGAAGAACGGTCCCAGCGTCTTCAACGGCCAATCCTGGTTCAAACCTGCCTATCGTCCGCCATCGGCTCCAAACGGTCCGATTGGTCTCGAGAGCGCAGCGTTCATCGACCAGAACGCAGAAGGTCCAGGCAATCCACGTCCCTACTCCTCGGACTGCGGGAATCAGGCGGCGAATAACTACTGCTCGTTTGTTCCTTTCTCCTTCGGCAACCTGCCCCGCGAGACGGAAGCAATTACTGGACCGATGTACCTTTCGGAGGATGTCAGTCTGCTGAAAGACTTTGCAGTCACAGGGAAGATAAAGTTCCAGATCAAAGGTGAGGCCTTCGATGTGTTCAACCGGCATCGCATGGGGCTACCCTCTCTGAACCCGAATGACTCCATCTCGCAGACCGGTTTCGGTATACCTACCTATACCGACTATGGCCCGCGCAACATGCAGGTCTCTGGAAGGATCACCTTCTAG
- a CDS encoding tetratricopeptide repeat protein, whose amino-acid sequence MYLAIPILAALLFGQVSDVAGVPGALAEARDLQTNGKLDKARDIYERVLLLRPQDSEAQDGMSLTSEQLALHERAAGHMDIAFNILVRAQRAEPDNPRILLDLGILEDEIMLYLEAAKTLEHLETLGAVDPNTYYALARTDLHLGRLEPAEEQMKRYLKVRPDDASAHYGLGKIYLQGVQFSKAETEFRRSIEIQPKQSESYYELGQALLDQNEFEASMAQYQKTLERDPQHGGALAGMGIAYFKLKQYDEARKWLVKATLASPDYQPGHYYLGLTLGRLGDASASRRELDLATQLAAKDNKEAATRITILNPEAQP is encoded by the coding sequence ATGTATCTAGCTATCCCGATACTTGCGGCGCTTCTCTTCGGCCAGGTCTCCGATGTCGCGGGAGTTCCGGGAGCCTTGGCGGAGGCACGGGATCTGCAAACGAATGGCAAGCTGGACAAGGCGCGAGACATCTATGAAAGAGTGCTTTTGCTGCGGCCGCAAGACTCTGAGGCACAGGACGGGATGTCTTTGACGAGCGAACAACTAGCCCTTCATGAGCGTGCTGCGGGACATATGGATATTGCTTTCAACATCCTTGTCCGAGCGCAAAGGGCTGAGCCGGACAATCCGCGAATTCTGCTCGATCTCGGCATTCTTGAAGACGAGATCATGCTCTACCTCGAAGCCGCGAAGACGCTCGAACACCTCGAGACACTTGGGGCGGTCGATCCCAACACGTACTACGCATTGGCTCGCACCGACCTGCATCTTGGCAGGCTCGAGCCGGCGGAGGAGCAGATGAAGCGGTACCTGAAGGTTCGGCCGGACGATGCTTCTGCCCACTATGGCCTGGGGAAGATCTATCTCCAGGGAGTTCAATTTTCCAAGGCTGAGACAGAGTTTAGAAGATCCATTGAGATCCAGCCAAAGCAGAGCGAGTCGTACTACGAGTTAGGTCAGGCGTTGCTGGACCAGAATGAGTTCGAGGCGTCGATGGCGCAGTACCAGAAGACTCTGGAACGAGATCCGCAGCACGGTGGCGCTTTGGCCGGGATGGGAATCGCCTATTTCAAACTCAAGCAATACGACGAGGCGAGGAAGTGGCTTGTGAAGGCGACCCTGGCTTCGCCTGACTACCAGCCAGGGCATTACTATCTAGGACTTACCTTGGGCCGCCTGGGGGATGCTTCCGCTTCGCGAAGAGAACTTGACCTTGCGACCCAGCTTGCAGCGAAAGACAATAAAGAAGCCGCAACGAGGATAACCATCCTCAATCCCGAGGCGCAGCCATGA